One Novosphingobium sp. EMRT-2 DNA segment encodes these proteins:
- a CDS encoding heme-binding protein — translation MKVRQPLRQAAAPGVIANRAVATLASFSLALAGCGGGGGSSPTPSPTPAPTSSARVYAAPTQESLTPDDVKKIIAQAVGEARALNYPAIIAVVDRVGNVLAVFRMNGALTRMDTSRRTATGEISPREVDAQGLTVEATMGAIAKAITGAYLSSSGNAFSTRTASMIVQEHFPPAPNTPGLESGPLFGVQFSQLPCSDLNTRYITNNLGAAAFIGPKRSPLGLAADPGGFPLYKNGVVVGGIGVMADGDYGYDPNVADVDGDPEEYMALAGIQGFAPPDSIVANMIPVDGSTLRFSDARVEGLHALQTDFNAINNTVGTLVPVNGYYPGGVVLAGTAYGSEASGYRYATSGEFANADAFVLTDGSGNDRYPIRGGTDGADVTQPLTAAEVRAVLEEAFKVMSRARAQIRRPLDSRAQVTISMVDTYGAPLGVVRGPDAPIFGTDVSLQKARTAAFFSGPNAAAQLTGDLDAEIPAFVQRVRDFLGDQTALTGKVAFADRSGGNLSRPFFPDGEVGRPNGPFSRPITDFSPFATGLQIALVKANLIQHAVFVEGSLKAQDVVQQCTAVPNAPNGKKRLANGIQIFPGSVPIYRGRQLVGAIGISGDGIDQDDMIAFLGANNGGLRVGTIGNAPKDMRADTIVVNVGQGVRLRYVNCPFAPFLDSNEQNVCEGL, via the coding sequence ATGAAAGTGAGGCAGCCCCTGCGTCAGGCGGCTGCTCCCGGTGTGATCGCTAACCGGGCGGTAGCGACTCTGGCGTCGTTTTCGCTCGCGCTGGCGGGTTGCGGCGGCGGTGGCGGTTCCTCGCCCACGCCTTCGCCCACACCCGCGCCAACGAGCAGCGCGCGCGTCTATGCCGCGCCGACGCAGGAATCGCTGACGCCGGACGACGTCAAGAAGATCATCGCGCAAGCGGTGGGAGAGGCGCGCGCGCTCAACTATCCGGCGATCATCGCGGTGGTCGATCGCGTCGGCAACGTGCTCGCGGTGTTCCGCATGAACGGCGCGCTGACGCGGATGGATACCAGCCGCCGCACCGCCACCGGGGAAATCAGCCCGCGCGAAGTCGATGCGCAGGGGCTGACCGTGGAAGCGACGATGGGCGCGATCGCCAAGGCGATTACCGGCGCCTACCTGTCCAGTAGCGGCAACGCCTTTTCCACGCGTACCGCCAGCATGATCGTCCAGGAACATTTCCCCCCCGCGCCGAACACGCCGGGGCTGGAAAGCGGCCCGCTGTTCGGGGTGCAGTTCAGCCAGTTGCCCTGTTCCGATCTCAACACGCGCTACATCACCAACAACCTGGGCGCGGCAGCGTTCATCGGGCCGAAGCGGTCGCCGCTGGGCCTCGCCGCCGATCCGGGCGGCTTCCCGCTCTACAAGAACGGCGTGGTGGTGGGCGGAATCGGCGTCATGGCCGACGGCGACTATGGCTATGATCCCAACGTCGCCGACGTGGACGGCGATCCCGAGGAATACATGGCGTTGGCCGGCATCCAGGGCTTTGCCCCGCCGGACAGCATCGTCGCCAACATGATTCCGGTCGATGGCTCGACCTTGCGCTTTTCCGATGCGCGGGTGGAAGGCCTGCACGCGCTCCAGACCGATTTCAACGCGATCAACAATACCGTGGGCACGCTGGTTCCGGTGAACGGATACTATCCCGGCGGCGTGGTGCTGGCGGGCACCGCCTATGGCAGCGAAGCCAGCGGCTACCGCTATGCCACGTCGGGCGAGTTCGCGAACGCCGATGCCTTCGTGCTGACGGACGGATCGGGCAACGATCGCTACCCCATTCGCGGCGGCACCGATGGCGCGGACGTTACCCAGCCGCTTACCGCCGCCGAAGTGCGCGCGGTGCTGGAAGAAGCGTTCAAGGTGATGAGCCGCGCCCGCGCGCAGATTCGCCGCCCCCTCGACAGCCGCGCGCAGGTGACGATCTCCATGGTCGATACCTATGGGGCGCCGCTTGGCGTGGTGCGCGGGCCAGACGCGCCGATCTTCGGCACCGATGTCTCGCTCCAGAAGGCGCGCACAGCCGCGTTTTTCTCCGGGCCGAACGCCGCCGCGCAACTGACCGGCGATCTTGACGCCGAAATTCCGGCGTTCGTCCAGCGCGTGCGCGATTTTCTGGGCGATCAGACCGCGCTGACCGGCAAGGTCGCCTTTGCCGACCGTTCGGGCGGCAACCTTTCGCGCCCGTTCTTCCCTGATGGCGAAGTGGGGCGGCCCAACGGCCCGTTCTCGCGCCCGATCACCGATTTCAGCCCCTTCGCCACGGGCCTGCAGATTGCGCTGGTCAAGGCGAACCTGATCCAGCACGCGGTCTTCGTCGAAGGCTCGCTCAAGGCGCAGGACGTGGTGCAGCAATGCACCGCCGTTCCCAACGCGCCCAACGGGAAGAAGCGGCTGGCCAACGGCATCCAGATTTTCCCCGGTTCGGTGCCGATCTATCGCGGTCGCCAGCTGGTCGGCGCGATCGGGATTTCCGGCGACGGCATCGATCAGGACGACATGATCGCGTTCCTGGGCGCGAACAACGGCGGGCTGCGCGTCGGCACGATCGGCAACGCGCCCAAGGACATGCGGGCCGATACGATCGTGGTCAACGTGGGGCAGGGCGTGCGGCTGCGCTACGTCAACTGCCCGTTCGCGCCGTTCCTCGACAGCAACGAACAGAACGTCTGCGAGGGCCTGTGA
- a CDS encoding multiheme c-type cytochrome, which yields MTQPSAFRRPAALFRRLRALPLAWLLAALAVLAVPSALWASGEEVPQKVKYVRAPAAPRGQPGDTAEEQWAFVDQKNAGCVSCHTASDHKTMHASSAVVLACVDCHGGNNQVVADRSWNRGSMEYVGAMKDAHVLPRFPVAWGWPSSANPKRSYALLAKESPEFIRFVNPSDYRVARDSCGACHMNIIEASERSLMSTGAMLWGGAAYNNGIVPFKNYLFGESFTRQGEPALLKSASKEIGPDGKPMWGTVTPQEKARGALPVLYPLPRWHTIPPADVFRVFEDGGRAINPQFPEIGLPNSTGLIQRLDEPGRPDLKQSNRGPATGLRVAIPVLNIHKTRLNDPFLFQMGTNDQPGDYRSSGCASCHVIYANDREPRHSLNYGKCGRDGQTITADPTINSLREGQHRAGKYGSYDAAKEEHKTRVRGTVLGGQGGYLPGDASDSAASKDLAGDCARAIASAEQLSFSPASGVAPHGSMDAHAMGQAEAHAMAGLDKAGHAVPAPAGGHDDGPVAMQDRERGHPLVHAFTRAIPTAQCMNCHMHQPNIFLNTYLGYIMWDYESDADSMWPGPENRAPKPAGMSDADYQRIFKKQFHPNMAEAREILDRNPEAASTHGLWRDVEFLRNVYDLNPQLKNTQFADYHGHGWNFRAILKRDRRGNLLDDEGDMSSYGTDKAHIVNPDDPEKWRKNGEGKFVEPGPDNPGKTVHMMDIHAQLGMQCADCHFSQDSHGNGMIMGEVANAVEIGCKDCHGTPDAYPTLMTSNLAAPPKGNNLSLLRNADGQRRFEWMKAADGRRVLIQRSIIDPNLSWRVSLVKDSVDARFAGKVDDLGKPIFNPKAARAKLMAKSAAQDGVYKFGTGVPKEQRAHRDDDMACFTCHLSWTTSCAGCHLPIEANWKSTTHKYEEDYTRNYATYNPQVARDDMFQLGKHQRNKTSGSDPVQFDKDGNPVSGKAITAPIRSSSALILSSTNINRERIYVQQPPISAIGYSSQAFAPHFPHTVRKNETKQCTDCHLSQQDDNNAIMAQLLLLGTNYVNFVGMNAWFGLDGGFEAVRVTEWDEPQAVIGSYLHRYAYPDYWKQHVEKNGRELKDWTRGGVIDGKLSEETKGREQFTNVTKGTSDAVRCLQMRGEYMFVAEGKGGFRAYDIASVSNKGFSERITTAPFSPLGHDTHVDTKNATCMALPTNQAIAPTRNTPELRHLNQEQPFSPIYHYAFVTDAVEGLIAVNVDTLADGEFRNNFFRRALTFNPDGVLTGARHITLAGDYAYILTDKALVTVHLPKPWSPGKPCEASEEKGGETCLDPRVTSVVPLKDPRATAVQFRYLWVTTANGLELMDVTNLAQPVPVPQATVPLADARRVYVARTYAYVAAKAQGLVIVDVTAPTRPAIQQSFTADGQLNDAEDVIVASTNASLFAYVADGRNGMKVVQLTSPSSQPNFYGFSPEPRPELIAWAHTPSPALALSKGLDRDRGVDETGGQIAIFGRLGSRPFNRAEMEELFLNDRREPFRVSNAVDMNLWVGATTAPQLMAKVDR from the coding sequence ATGACCCAGCCTTCCGCCTTCCGCCGTCCTGCCGCCCTGTTTCGCCGGCTTCGCGCCCTGCCGCTGGCGTGGCTGCTCGCCGCCTTGGCCGTTCTGGCCGTGCCCAGCGCGCTGTGGGCCTCGGGCGAGGAAGTGCCGCAGAAGGTCAAGTACGTCCGCGCACCCGCCGCCCCGCGCGGCCAGCCCGGCGATACGGCGGAGGAGCAATGGGCCTTCGTCGACCAGAAGAACGCCGGCTGCGTCAGCTGCCACACCGCCAGCGACCACAAGACCATGCACGCCAGCTCGGCGGTGGTGCTCGCGTGCGTGGATTGCCACGGCGGCAACAACCAGGTCGTCGCGGACCGGAGCTGGAACCGGGGCAGCATGGAATACGTGGGCGCGATGAAGGACGCGCACGTCCTGCCGCGCTTCCCGGTGGCGTGGGGCTGGCCGTCATCGGCCAATCCCAAGCGGTCCTATGCGCTGCTGGCCAAGGAAAGCCCGGAATTCATCCGCTTCGTGAACCCGTCGGACTACCGCGTCGCGCGCGATTCCTGCGGGGCCTGCCACATGAACATCATCGAGGCGTCGGAACGCTCGCTGATGTCCACCGGCGCGATGCTGTGGGGCGGCGCGGCCTATAACAACGGCATCGTCCCCTTCAAGAACTACCTGTTCGGGGAAAGCTTCACCCGCCAGGGCGAACCCGCGCTGCTCAAGTCCGCGTCGAAGGAAATCGGGCCGGACGGCAAGCCGATGTGGGGCACCGTCACCCCGCAGGAAAAGGCGCGCGGTGCGCTGCCCGTGCTCTATCCGCTGCCGCGCTGGCACACGATTCCGCCGGCGGACGTGTTCCGCGTGTTTGAGGATGGCGGTCGCGCGATCAACCCGCAGTTCCCCGAAATTGGCCTGCCCAACTCGACCGGCCTGATCCAGCGGCTGGACGAGCCCGGCCGCCCCGATCTCAAGCAGTCGAACCGCGGCCCCGCCACGGGCCTGCGCGTGGCGATTCCGGTGCTGAACATCCACAAGACGCGCCTGAACGATCCGTTCCTGTTCCAGATGGGCACCAACGACCAGCCGGGCGACTACCGCTCCTCGGGCTGCGCCTCGTGCCACGTCATCTACGCCAACGATCGCGAACCGCGCCACAGCCTGAACTACGGCAAGTGCGGGCGCGACGGGCAGACGATCACCGCCGATCCCACGATCAACTCGCTGCGCGAAGGCCAGCACCGTGCCGGCAAGTACGGCAGCTATGACGCGGCGAAGGAAGAGCACAAGACGCGCGTGCGCGGCACCGTGCTGGGCGGGCAGGGCGGCTATCTGCCCGGCGACGCCAGCGATTCGGCCGCGTCGAAGGATCTTGCCGGCGATTGCGCGCGCGCCATTGCGTCGGCGGAACAGCTCAGTTTCTCGCCCGCTTCTGGCGTCGCGCCGCACGGATCGATGGATGCGCATGCTATGGGCCAGGCCGAAGCGCACGCGATGGCGGGGCTGGACAAGGCGGGCCATGCGGTGCCCGCTCCTGCGGGCGGTCACGACGATGGCCCGGTGGCGATGCAGGACCGCGAACGCGGCCACCCGCTGGTTCACGCGTTCACCCGCGCTATCCCCACGGCGCAGTGCATGAATTGCCACATGCACCAGCCCAACATCTTCCTGAACACTTACCTCGGCTACATCATGTGGGACTACGAATCCGATGCGGATTCGATGTGGCCGGGGCCGGAGAATCGCGCGCCGAAGCCGGCGGGCATGTCCGACGCGGACTACCAGCGCATCTTCAAGAAGCAGTTCCACCCGAACATGGCCGAAGCGCGCGAGATTCTCGACCGCAACCCGGAAGCGGCGTCCACGCATGGCCTGTGGCGCGACGTGGAGTTCCTGCGCAACGTCTATGACCTGAACCCGCAGCTCAAGAATACGCAGTTCGCGGACTACCACGGCCACGGCTGGAACTTCCGCGCGATCCTGAAGCGCGACAGGCGCGGCAACCTGCTGGACGATGAAGGCGATATGTCGAGCTACGGCACCGACAAAGCGCACATCGTCAATCCGGACGATCCGGAAAAGTGGCGCAAGAACGGTGAGGGCAAGTTCGTCGAGCCGGGGCCGGACAATCCGGGCAAGACGGTCCACATGATGGACATCCACGCCCAGCTGGGCATGCAGTGCGCCGATTGCCATTTTTCGCAGGACAGCCACGGCAACGGCATGATCATGGGCGAAGTGGCCAACGCGGTGGAGATCGGCTGCAAGGACTGCCACGGCACGCCCGACGCCTATCCGACGCTGATGACCTCGAACCTCGCCGCGCCGCCCAAGGGCAACAACCTCAGCCTGCTGCGCAACGCCGATGGCCAGCGCCGGTTCGAATGGATGAAGGCGGCCGACGGGCGCCGCGTGCTGATCCAGCGCTCGATCATCGATCCCAACCTCTCCTGGCGGGTCAGCCTGGTGAAGGATTCGGTCGATGCGCGCTTTGCGGGCAAGGTCGACGATCTGGGCAAGCCGATCTTCAATCCCAAGGCCGCGCGCGCCAAGCTGATGGCGAAATCCGCCGCGCAGGATGGGGTGTACAAGTTCGGCACCGGCGTTCCCAAGGAACAGCGCGCCCACCGCGATGACGACATGGCGTGCTTCACCTGCCACCTCTCGTGGACCACGTCGTGCGCCGGCTGCCACCTGCCGATCGAGGCGAACTGGAAGTCCACCACGCACAAGTACGAGGAGGACTACACCCGCAACTACGCGACCTATAACCCGCAGGTCGCGCGCGACGACATGTTCCAGCTCGGCAAGCACCAGCGCAACAAGACTTCCGGTTCCGATCCGGTGCAGTTCGACAAGGACGGCAACCCCGTCAGCGGCAAGGCGATCACCGCGCCGATCCGCTCGTCCTCCGCGCTGATCCTCTCGTCCACCAACATCAACCGCGAACGGATCTACGTGCAGCAGCCGCCGATCTCGGCGATCGGCTATTCCTCGCAGGCGTTCGCACCGCACTTCCCGCACACCGTCCGCAAGAACGAGACCAAGCAATGCACCGACTGCCATCTCAGCCAGCAGGACGACAACAACGCGATCATGGCGCAGCTCCTGTTGCTCGGCACCAATTACGTGAACTTCGTCGGCATGAACGCCTGGTTCGGGCTGGACGGCGGGTTCGAGGCGGTGCGCGTCACCGAATGGGACGAGCCGCAGGCGGTGATCGGCAGCTATCTGCATCGCTATGCCTATCCGGACTACTGGAAGCAGCACGTCGAGAAGAACGGCCGCGAACTGAAGGACTGGACGCGCGGCGGCGTGATCGACGGCAAGCTCTCCGAAGAGACCAAGGGGCGCGAACAGTTCACCAACGTCACCAAGGGGACCTCGGACGCGGTCCGCTGCCTGCAGATGCGCGGCGAATACATGTTCGTGGCCGAAGGGAAGGGCGGCTTCCGCGCCTATGACATCGCCTCGGTCAGCAACAAGGGCTTCTCCGAACGCATCACCACCGCGCCGTTCTCGCCGCTCGGGCACGACACGCACGTGGATACGAAGAACGCCACCTGCATGGCGCTGCCCACCAACCAGGCGATCGCGCCCACGCGCAACACGCCCGAACTGCGCCATCTCAACCAGGAGCAACCGTTCTCGCCGATCTACCACTACGCCTTCGTCACCGATGCCGTGGAAGGGCTGATCGCGGTCAACGTCGATACGCTGGCCGATGGCGAGTTCCGCAACAACTTCTTCCGCCGCGCGCTGACGTTCAATCCGGACGGCGTCCTGACGGGCGCGCGGCACATCACGCTCGCGGGCGATTATGCCTATATCCTTACGGACAAGGCGCTGGTCACGGTCCACCTGCCCAAGCCGTGGTCGCCGGGCAAGCCCTGCGAGGCGAGCGAGGAGAAGGGCGGGGAGACCTGTCTCGATCCGCGCGTCACCTCGGTCGTGCCGCTGAAGGACCCGCGCGCCACGGCGGTGCAGTTCCGCTACCTGTGGGTGACGACGGCCAACGGCCTCGAACTGATGGACGTGACCAACCTGGCGCAGCCGGTGCCGGTGCCGCAGGCCACCGTGCCGCTGGCTGATGCCCGCCGCGTCTATGTCGCCCGCACTTATGCCTATGTCGCGGCCAAGGCGCAGGGGCTGGTGATCGTGGACGTGACCGCGCCCACGCGCCCGGCGATCCAGCAATCGTTCACCGCCGATGGGCAGTTGAACGATGCCGAGGACGTGATCGTCGCTTCCACCAACGCCTCGCTGTTCGCCTATGTCGCGGACGGGCGGAACGGGATGAAGGTGGTGCAGCTTACTTCACCGTCCAGCCAGCCGAACTTCTACGGCTTCTCGCCCGAACCCCGGCCGGAACTGATCGCGTGGGCGCACACGCCCAGCCCGGCGCTGGCACTGTCGAAGGGGCTGGATCGCGATCGCGGCGTGGATGAAACCGGCGGGCAGATCGCCATCTTCGGCCGGCTGGGATCGCGTCCGTTCAACCGGGCGGAGATGGAGGAACTGTTCCTCAACGATCGCCGGGAACCGTTCCGGGTCTCGAACGCTGTCGACATGAATCTCTGGGTGGGGGCCACCACCGCGCCGCAACTGATGGCCAAGGTCGACCGGTAG